Proteins encoded together in one Prochlorococcus marinus str. MIT 9211 window:
- a CDS encoding DUF3181 family protein, which translates to MTIDSNQLRDIQNAISDRIYIQIENWNLYLGDAGLSQKLAIECKANLDNGSAVAARKAIEAVQVRLGGGNTQLPLARLISSAQIFELEEILDPYCR; encoded by the coding sequence ATGACTATTGATTCCAATCAACTCAGGGATATACAGAATGCGATCTCAGATCGTATTTATATCCAAATTGAGAACTGGAATCTTTATTTGGGAGATGCTGGTCTTTCACAAAAGTTAGCTATTGAATGCAAAGCAAATCTGGATAATGGTTCAGCTGTTGCTGCGCGAAAAGCAATTGAGGCTGTTCAAGTTCGTCTTGGTGGCGGGAATACACAATTGCCGTTAGCAAGATTAATTTCTTCAGCGCAAATTTTTGAACTTGAAGAGATTTTGGACCCCTACTGCAGATAA
- the murJ gene encoding murein biosynthesis integral membrane protein MurJ, with translation MKRSLRKIAGIVSLGTLLSKSGGLIRQLVVAGAFGVGAAYDAYNYAYVIPGFFLILIGGINGPLHNSIVTVLSRSSKKEKAYILSSINTLISLLLIIISIILFIAADPIIKVIGPGLSLETHEIATKQLEIMSPILLFSGLIGISFGALNATNEFFLPSISPIISSIVLIIFSGSFWIYYGPTKDSVELSLRGGIILAQATLLGALLQFLLQIPSLIRKGLIKLKLSWDWSHPGVKEVWRILTPAILSSGMLQVNVVTDLFFASNIIGAASGLGYANFLIQAPLGLISNALLIPFLPTFAKLTKVEDKPELIKKISQSIMLSSVSMIGLGSLFISVGTSIVSLIYGRGAFDSQAIDLVGSLLVAYGIGMPAYLGRDLLVRVFYAIGDGKTPFSFSFAGIILNIFLDWFLIGAPSPWGHQLSIDFGVQGIVLATVGVNIFTCIGLLLKLNQKLNDIPLKKLSINILKLIICGLFSGLIAWAINSISIFSSIYIFELVKLTLAILCGLIIFVRSGIVLHIKEVNELMILFENKINHP, from the coding sequence ATGAAAAGATCACTTAGAAAAATCGCTGGAATAGTTAGTTTAGGAACTCTGCTTAGCAAGTCTGGTGGGTTAATCCGTCAACTTGTTGTTGCAGGTGCATTTGGAGTGGGTGCAGCATATGACGCTTATAACTATGCATATGTAATACCAGGTTTTTTCCTAATTCTGATTGGAGGTATTAATGGTCCCCTTCACAATTCAATAGTTACAGTCTTAAGCAGAAGTAGTAAAAAGGAGAAAGCTTATATACTTTCATCAATTAACACTTTAATAAGTCTTTTATTGATAATAATTAGTATCATTTTATTCATTGCAGCAGATCCAATCATAAAGGTAATTGGGCCTGGGCTAAGCCTTGAAACCCATGAAATAGCGACTAAGCAACTGGAAATAATGTCCCCAATTCTGCTGTTTTCTGGATTAATTGGTATTAGTTTTGGCGCACTAAATGCGACTAATGAGTTCTTTCTACCTTCTATATCTCCAATAATCTCGAGTATAGTTTTAATAATATTTTCTGGCTCTTTTTGGATATATTATGGTCCAACAAAAGATTCTGTAGAACTTAGTCTCAGAGGAGGAATAATCCTTGCACAGGCGACCCTATTAGGTGCCTTATTGCAATTTCTCTTACAAATACCCTCATTAATAAGAAAGGGGCTAATTAAATTAAAATTATCTTGGGATTGGAGTCATCCAGGAGTTAAAGAAGTATGGAGAATACTGACACCTGCAATTCTGTCTTCAGGAATGTTACAAGTCAATGTAGTAACAGATCTATTTTTTGCTTCAAATATTATAGGTGCAGCTTCAGGTTTAGGTTATGCAAACTTTTTAATACAGGCACCTTTAGGTTTAATATCTAACGCACTTTTAATACCTTTCTTGCCAACTTTTGCCAAACTCACAAAAGTTGAAGACAAACCAGAATTAATAAAAAAAATAAGTCAAAGCATAATGCTTTCTTCGGTAAGTATGATTGGATTAGGATCACTTTTCATAAGCGTAGGAACTTCAATAGTATCTCTAATTTACGGTAGAGGTGCTTTTGATTCTCAAGCAATTGATCTTGTCGGAAGCCTCCTTGTAGCTTATGGTATTGGAATGCCAGCCTACCTAGGTAGGGATCTATTAGTTAGAGTTTTTTATGCAATTGGTGATGGCAAAACACCTTTTAGTTTTTCTTTTGCAGGAATAATTTTAAATATATTTCTAGATTGGTTTCTTATTGGAGCTCCATCACCTTGGGGGCATCAATTATCAATTGATTTTGGAGTACAAGGAATTGTACTTGCTACAGTCGGGGTAAATATTTTTACTTGTATAGGTCTTCTACTGAAATTAAATCAAAAGCTAAATGACATCCCTTTAAAAAAATTAAGCATTAATATCCTAAAACTTATTATTTGTGGATTATTCTCAGGATTAATAGCTTGGGCAATTAATTCAATATCAATTTTTTCTTCTATTTACATTTTTGAATTAGTCAAATTAACTCTTGCAATATTATGCGGTCTCATTATCTTTGTAAGAAGTGGAATAGTGTTACATATCAAAGAAGTAAATGAATTAATGATTCTTTTTGAAAATAAAATCAACCATCCTTAA
- the sfsA gene encoding DNA/RNA nuclease SfsA, protein MIGKSLLTFSTLNEGILLKRYKRFLADVELDTGHIVTAHCANTGPMTGVLKPGGRVRVRYAPSPSRKLSWSWEQAQVVNQAGNRIWVGVNTALPNKIVRLAIEAGCFREALGEIARIRNEVKYGRTGNSRIDLLLTPGENNCDQRQIFLEIKNTTWTDGSLALFPDTVTERGQKHLQEMIDVLPNARALLVPCISRNDVDLFAPGDAADPIYGNLFRQALSEGVEVMPCCFGFFSDHITWEGMRPFRETQTIFPLP, encoded by the coding sequence ATGATTGGCAAGAGTCTTCTAACTTTCTCTACTCTTAATGAAGGCATTTTATTAAAGCGATATAAGCGTTTTTTGGCTGATGTTGAACTTGATACTGGACATATAGTCACTGCACATTGCGCAAATACTGGACCTATGACTGGGGTCTTAAAGCCAGGCGGTCGGGTTAGAGTCAGATACGCACCATCTCCTTCCCGCAAACTTTCTTGGTCTTGGGAGCAAGCTCAAGTTGTCAATCAGGCTGGAAATCGTATTTGGGTTGGCGTTAATACAGCATTGCCAAACAAGATTGTTCGACTAGCTATTGAAGCAGGCTGTTTTAGAGAAGCATTAGGAGAAATTGCTCGAATTCGCAATGAAGTTAAATATGGAAGGACTGGGAATAGTCGTATAGATCTTCTTTTAACTCCTGGAGAAAATAATTGTGATCAGCGTCAAATATTTCTTGAGATTAAAAACACTACTTGGACTGATGGTTCATTGGCTCTTTTCCCTGACACAGTTACGGAAAGAGGTCAAAAGCATTTACAGGAAATGATTGATGTTCTGCCTAATGCAAGAGCATTACTGGTTCCATGTATTAGTAGGAATGATGTTGACTTGTTTGCCCCTGGGGATGCTGCTGATCCTATATATGGCAATCTGTTTAGACAAGCTTTAAGCGAGGGGGTGGAGGTTATGCCTTGTTGTTTTGGTTTCTTCAGTGACCATATTACGTGGGAAGGCATGCGCCCGTTTAGAGAAACTCAAACAATTTTTCCCTTGCCCTAG
- a CDS encoding ammonium transporter, whose protein sequence is MTSALQTPSSRRVERLQEASLLRGPMLLLKSIRGFNSRSSLIWLACVPLALFGLGLFNLSAHAGDFALTTQALADNLWIMVAAVLVIFMNAGFAMVEAGMCRQKNAVNILAKNLIVFTLAVSAYWFIGYKLMYTGSWVIPGVLKLGTPFFNPAPTDPAGLVPSIDFLFQAAFAGTAATIVSGVVAERIKFGEFVVFSLVLTAVIYPIAGSWQWNGDGWLAQLGFYDFAGSSIVHSVGAWAGLIGAIALGPRIGKFVDGRSQALPGHNMAIATLGALILWIGWYGFNGGSVLAFNEAVPYVAVTTTLGAAGGGIAATLLSQLNTGKPDLTMTINGILAGLVSVTAGADGLSLWSSWLVGAIGGLLVVWSVAFVDGLQIDDPVGAVSVHGTCGVWGTLAVGLFYGGKGVFAGGTLSQLLIQAVGAASYAIFTILTCWIAWSIIGGFFGGIRVTEEEELKGLDIGEHGMEAYPDFASAQ, encoded by the coding sequence ATGACTTCTGCTTTGCAGACTCCCTCAAGTCGTCGAGTTGAACGACTTCAAGAGGCAAGTCTATTAAGAGGGCCGATGCTTCTTTTGAAGAGCATAAGAGGATTTAATTCTCGTAGTTCTTTAATTTGGCTTGCTTGTGTCCCTCTTGCCCTATTTGGTTTAGGACTATTTAACCTTTCAGCGCATGCAGGAGATTTTGCGCTTACCACTCAAGCACTTGCAGACAATCTTTGGATAATGGTTGCCGCAGTGTTAGTAATTTTCATGAATGCAGGCTTTGCGATGGTGGAAGCCGGCATGTGTAGGCAGAAAAATGCTGTCAACATTCTTGCTAAGAACCTAATAGTGTTTACTCTTGCAGTATCTGCTTATTGGTTTATTGGGTATAAATTGATGTATACAGGCTCTTGGGTCATTCCAGGGGTTTTGAAATTAGGTACTCCTTTCTTTAATCCAGCACCTACTGATCCAGCTGGATTGGTTCCAAGTATTGACTTTCTGTTCCAAGCTGCTTTTGCTGGTACAGCCGCAACGATTGTTTCAGGAGTAGTTGCTGAAAGAATCAAGTTTGGTGAGTTTGTCGTTTTTTCATTAGTCCTTACAGCAGTTATTTATCCGATTGCTGGATCTTGGCAATGGAATGGTGATGGATGGTTGGCTCAGTTGGGTTTTTATGACTTTGCAGGATCTAGTATTGTTCACTCAGTTGGAGCATGGGCTGGCCTTATTGGTGCAATTGCTTTAGGTCCACGGATTGGAAAATTTGTGGATGGTAGGTCTCAGGCTTTACCAGGGCACAATATGGCTATTGCAACTCTTGGAGCATTGATCCTTTGGATTGGTTGGTATGGATTCAATGGCGGCTCAGTGCTTGCTTTTAACGAAGCAGTTCCATATGTCGCTGTTACAACTACTCTTGGTGCTGCTGGTGGAGGTATAGCAGCCACATTGTTGAGTCAGTTAAATACTGGAAAACCAGATTTAACAATGACTATCAATGGCATTTTGGCAGGGCTCGTAAGTGTTACTGCTGGCGCGGATGGACTTAGCTTGTGGTCTTCTTGGCTTGTCGGAGCAATCGGTGGACTTCTAGTTGTTTGGTCAGTTGCTTTTGTTGATGGTCTTCAGATCGATGACCCTGTTGGGGCTGTTTCAGTGCATGGTACATGTGGGGTATGGGGAACTCTTGCTGTTGGCCTTTTTTATGGAGGAAAAGGAGTTTTTGCAGGAGGCACTCTTTCTCAGCTTTTAATTCAAGCTGTTGGTGCAGCAAGCTATGCAATTTTCACAATTCTTACTTGCTGGATAGCTTGGTCAATTATTGGAGGCTTCTTTGGAGGTATTCGAGTTACAGAGGAAGAGGAGCTCAAAGGCCTTGATATTGGTGAGCATGGAATGGAAGCATATCCAGACTTTGCTTCAGCTCAATAA
- a CDS encoding 4-hydroxy-3-methylbut-2-enyl diphosphate reductase, which yields MDTQAFKRSLHHSDRYNRRGFESPTKRAQALEKAYQSNLIGSIRDNGYLFEHGRLRVKLAEAFGFCWGVERAVAMAYETRRHYPKESIWITNEIIHNPSVNDHLRNMNVRFISAEKGIKNFSSVQEGDVVILPAFGATVQEMKLLHERGCHIIDTTCPWVSKVWHTVEKHKKHEFTSIIHGKVKHEETLATSSFAGTYLVVLDLEEAQYVANYILGKGDREEFLKRFSKASSQGFDPDRDLQRLGVANQTTMLKSETEEIGRLFEKTMLRKYGPAELTEHFLAFNTICDATEERQDAMFSLVDEPLDLLVVIGGFNSSNTTHLQEIAISRGIRSFHIDTPERIGDQENTITHKPLGDDLITEKNFLPEGNISVGITSGASTPDRVVEHVIHKLINLSEEKAFVD from the coding sequence ATGGATACTCAAGCTTTTAAGAGATCTCTTCATCATTCAGATAGATATAATCGAAGGGGGTTTGAATCTCCTACAAAAAGAGCCCAGGCTCTTGAAAAGGCTTATCAAAGTAATTTGATTGGATCGATTAGAGATAATGGATATTTATTTGAGCACGGCAGATTACGGGTAAAGCTTGCAGAGGCATTTGGCTTTTGTTGGGGAGTAGAACGAGCAGTTGCAATGGCCTATGAAACAAGAAGACATTACCCCAAGGAAAGTATTTGGATTACTAATGAGATTATTCACAATCCTTCGGTGAATGATCACTTGAGAAATATGAATGTGCGATTTATTTCAGCTGAAAAAGGAATTAAAAATTTCTCTTCTGTCCAAGAAGGTGATGTCGTCATACTGCCTGCATTTGGAGCAACAGTTCAAGAGATGAAGCTCTTGCATGAGCGTGGTTGTCACATTATTGATACAACTTGTCCTTGGGTCTCAAAGGTTTGGCATACCGTTGAGAAGCATAAGAAACATGAATTCACTTCGATTATTCATGGCAAAGTAAAACATGAGGAAACTCTTGCAACAAGCTCTTTTGCAGGTACCTATCTTGTTGTACTTGATCTCGAAGAGGCTCAATACGTAGCTAATTATATTCTGGGTAAAGGAGATAGAGAAGAGTTCCTGAAAAGGTTTTCCAAAGCTTCATCTCAAGGCTTTGACCCAGATAGAGATCTTCAAAGACTTGGAGTTGCTAATCAGACAACCATGCTAAAAAGTGAAACCGAGGAAATTGGCCGTTTATTTGAGAAAACCATGCTTCGTAAGTATGGTCCAGCTGAATTAACTGAGCATTTTTTAGCTTTTAATACTATTTGTGATGCTACTGAAGAGCGGCAGGATGCAATGTTCTCGCTGGTTGATGAGCCTTTAGATCTACTTGTAGTTATTGGAGGTTTTAACTCTTCAAATACCACGCATCTTCAAGAAATTGCTATCAGCAGAGGTATTCGCTCTTTTCATATCGATACTCCAGAGAGGATAGGTGATCAAGAAAATACTATTACGCACAAACCTTTAGGAGATGATTTAATAACTGAGAAGAATTTTTTGCCTGAAGGAAATATAAGTGTCGGCATTACATCTGGTGCATCAACCCCAGATAGAGTGGTTGAACATGTAATTCATAAGCTTATTAATCTTAGCGAGGAGAAGGCTTTTGTGGATTAA
- a CDS encoding DoxX family protein translates to MSESGNYKSQEPGSSRDLPSINQPQKVEVVVASPSAEGEVNILGELAIFVLRVAFSLFMIHHGLEKLQDPEGFAEFVVGKYFGFLPGDPIIWTFAAGITQVLCPLGLAIGVFARLSALGLLSTMVFAIYFHLIDTGFEGFPLAVVNDHNYAFELSSIYAAISLYFLCSGPGRLSAFRKKNKVTYYPKGAK, encoded by the coding sequence ATGTCTGAATCTGGCAATTACAAATCTCAGGAACCTGGTTCTTCAAGAGACTTGCCATCCATTAATCAACCTCAGAAAGTGGAAGTGGTCGTTGCTAGTCCTTCTGCAGAAGGTGAAGTTAATATTTTGGGCGAGCTTGCAATCTTTGTTCTTAGAGTCGCCTTTAGCTTGTTTATGATTCATCATGGACTAGAAAAGCTTCAGGATCCAGAGGGCTTTGCAGAGTTTGTAGTAGGCAAATATTTTGGTTTTTTACCTGGAGATCCAATTATTTGGACTTTTGCTGCAGGCATTACACAAGTCTTATGTCCGTTAGGTCTTGCAATTGGAGTTTTTGCAAGACTTTCTGCATTAGGCCTTCTTTCAACAATGGTATTTGCTATTTATTTTCATTTAATTGATACGGGGTTCGAAGGTTTTCCTTTGGCAGTAGTAAATGATCATAACTATGCTTTTGAACTATCTTCAATTTATGCTGCAATATCTCTATATTTTTTATGCTCTGGCCCTGGAAGATTATCTGCTTTTCGAAAGAAAAATAAAGTTACTTATTATCCTAAAGGTGCAAAGTAA
- the purH gene encoding bifunctional phosphoribosylaminoimidazolecarboxamide formyltransferase/IMP cyclohydrolase, whose protein sequence is MARIALISVSNKDGLIPFAKTLTTLHGFEIISSGGTARALKEANIPVKTVSDYTGAPEILGGRVKTLHPRIHGGILAKQGNSSHQFDLEKENIKNIDLVVVNLYPFQETISDPDVTWDNAIENIDIGGPAMIRAAAKNHESVSILTNPNQYDAFLEKLEAGEISTTIKAKLALEAFEHTASYDIAISQWLSKQIESKYSPYLTSQPIKQTLRYGENPHQNANWYSAVNQGWGQAEQLQGKELSTNNLLDLEAAVATIREFGYDLGNKGNSCEKAAVIIKHTNPCGVAVSNNLSNAFNLALECDSISAFGGIVALNCNLDAATAKELSSLFLECVVAPDYDANALEILSTKKNLRIIKLSHSSIKSSERKYIRSILGGILVQEVDDKLIEPNEWKVPTKLQMSIEDKADLAFAWRVVRHVRSNAIVVASAGQTLGIGAGQMNRIGAAKIALEAAGEKAQGAVLASDGFFPFDDTVHLASRYGIKSIIQPGGSIRDQSSIDACNQLGLSMIFTGKRHFLH, encoded by the coding sequence ATGGCCCGTATAGCATTAATAAGTGTTTCCAATAAAGATGGGCTAATTCCTTTTGCGAAAACATTAACAACCCTTCATGGTTTTGAGATTATTTCCAGTGGAGGTACTGCTAGAGCGCTGAAAGAAGCAAATATCCCTGTCAAAACAGTTTCTGATTACACTGGAGCTCCAGAAATTCTTGGTGGCCGAGTAAAAACTCTTCATCCTCGAATACATGGCGGAATACTTGCCAAGCAAGGAAATTCATCTCATCAATTTGATCTCGAAAAAGAAAACATCAAAAATATTGATCTTGTAGTCGTAAACCTTTATCCATTTCAAGAAACAATCTCTGATCCAGATGTTACATGGGATAACGCAATAGAAAATATTGATATTGGCGGGCCTGCAATGATTCGCGCAGCAGCCAAAAACCATGAATCAGTAAGTATTCTGACTAATCCAAATCAATATGACGCTTTTCTTGAAAAATTAGAAGCTGGGGAGATTTCAACAACTATCAAAGCAAAACTCGCTCTTGAAGCTTTCGAGCACACCGCAAGTTATGACATAGCAATTAGCCAATGGTTAAGCAAGCAAATTGAATCTAAATATTCTCCATATTTAACTTCTCAACCAATTAAACAAACTCTGAGGTATGGAGAGAATCCTCATCAAAATGCAAATTGGTATAGCGCAGTTAATCAAGGGTGGGGGCAAGCTGAACAATTACAAGGTAAAGAGCTCAGCACAAATAATCTTCTAGATCTAGAAGCTGCTGTTGCAACAATAAGAGAATTTGGATATGACTTAGGCAATAAAGGCAATTCGTGCGAGAAAGCTGCAGTCATTATTAAGCACACTAATCCTTGTGGAGTAGCTGTAAGCAATAATCTGAGCAATGCATTCAACCTGGCCCTTGAGTGCGACTCAATTAGTGCATTTGGAGGAATTGTTGCTCTTAACTGCAATTTAGATGCTGCTACAGCAAAAGAACTAAGCAGTCTATTTTTAGAATGTGTAGTAGCTCCAGACTATGACGCTAACGCTTTAGAGATCCTTTCAACGAAAAAAAATTTAAGGATAATTAAACTTAGTCACAGCTCTATAAAGTCGTCCGAACGTAAGTATATAAGAAGCATTTTAGGAGGAATATTGGTTCAGGAAGTTGATGACAAATTAATTGAACCTAATGAATGGAAAGTTCCTACAAAATTACAAATGTCTATTGAAGACAAAGCTGATCTAGCTTTCGCCTGGCGAGTAGTAAGACATGTTAGATCAAATGCAATAGTAGTTGCATCTGCTGGTCAAACTTTAGGAATAGGTGCAGGGCAAATGAATAGAATAGGGGCAGCAAAAATAGCTCTGGAAGCTGCAGGAGAAAAAGCTCAAGGTGCTGTATTAGCTAGTGATGGCTTCTTTCCCTTTGATGACACAGTACATTTGGCATCAAGATATGGAATCAAATCAATAATTCAACCAGGAGGAAGTATTCGAGACCAATCATCTATAGATGCATGCAATCAATTAGGTCTCTCTATGATATTTACTGGTAAAAGACATTTCCTTCATTAA
- a CDS encoding alpha/beta hydrolase encodes MEEDLISVDFENATHRLILLHGWGADAEDLVPVGKALANQLSIGLQLICLRAPEHLSEGDGRQWYPLFPPDWSAVPDAIKKLQSRFQKNSFSSIPFSKTFLLGFSQGGAMALASGCAFPFAGLIGCSAYPHPDWLPQANTPPIFLTHGDNDELVPLEAAKKIFALAKQNNNQCDIYTFNGGHEIPQEAIDQISSFISSRCV; translated from the coding sequence ATGGAAGAGGATCTTATTTCTGTCGACTTTGAAAATGCTACTCATCGACTGATATTGCTTCATGGTTGGGGGGCTGATGCAGAAGATTTAGTCCCTGTTGGAAAAGCATTGGCAAATCAGCTTTCTATTGGATTGCAGTTGATTTGTCTGAGAGCACCTGAACATTTGAGTGAAGGGGATGGTCGTCAGTGGTATCCACTTTTCCCGCCAGATTGGTCAGCAGTCCCAGACGCTATAAAAAAATTACAAAGTCGATTCCAGAAAAATTCTTTTAGTTCAATTCCTTTTTCCAAGACATTTTTGTTGGGCTTTTCCCAAGGTGGCGCAATGGCGTTGGCTAGTGGCTGCGCATTCCCTTTCGCTGGTTTAATTGGCTGTAGTGCTTACCCTCACCCAGATTGGCTACCACAGGCCAATACACCGCCAATCTTTTTGACTCATGGGGACAATGATGAATTAGTTCCTTTAGAAGCTGCGAAAAAAATATTTGCCCTAGCCAAACAAAACAACAACCAATGTGATATTTATACCTTTAATGGTGGGCATGAAATCCCTCAAGAAGCTATAGATCAGATTAGCTCTTTTATTAGTAGTAGATGTGTTTAA
- a CDS encoding DUF3155 domain-containing protein — MSKKRKRISRRRLAGQRVMAHVPTFHLETGDCKPVTAARRYIAEAGLKSPSILNVRRNEHTTDRFFWGEKGLFSAQYAEENHFLFPSLRGIVDSVGEHNMFDGLELTSDDWEEIEEYEYAFV, encoded by the coding sequence ATGTCAAAAAAGCGCAAACGCATTAGCCGTAGACGTCTTGCTGGCCAAAGAGTCATGGCACATGTGCCAACTTTTCACCTTGAAACAGGAGATTGTAAGCCTGTAACAGCAGCTAGGCGGTACATCGCAGAAGCTGGACTTAAGTCTCCATCAATTCTTAATGTTCGTCGCAACGAACACACAACTGATCGTTTCTTTTGGGGGGAGAAAGGTTTATTCAGTGCACAATATGCTGAAGAGAATCATTTCCTTTTCCCATCGCTTAGAGGAATTGTTGATTCAGTTGGAGAGCATAATATGTTTGATGGATTAGAACTTACTTCTGATGATTGGGAAGAAATAGAAGAATACGAATATGCTTTTGTTTGA
- a CDS encoding sensor histidine kinase, which yields MQFSDRFLNLVHQQLNSFEKEAELENVVVYVAQSNQEGSPTLEVVGQIPRNRKKVLPPIANDPDLRVPSPNRRWYPLQDGSVLLGVLRAERFSSEQGWPDLLDQQLQATASALSNCLSLELDRKRLLEELTQQREQIGMLVHQLKNPLAALKTYAQLLLRKLGPESSQRSLVEGLMTEQKQFNKYLIALDQLSHTKTPNKALTSARLLLPPLLTNSDNLDLRELLKPLIDRASVTSKLQGREWFGPVNWPNWTKEDRPISEGVIAEIVANLLENAFRYSPPGVSLGMTFNEEGICVWDAGDPIPTEERDRIFFRGFRSENITDFQGTGLGLALGKELAEEFGGELYLETKPKRFDDSLPNKGNAFILSIPPRKIPE from the coding sequence ATGCAGTTTTCGGATAGGTTCCTAAATCTTGTTCATCAGCAATTAAACAGCTTCGAAAAGGAGGCTGAGCTGGAAAATGTTGTCGTATATGTAGCTCAGAGCAATCAGGAGGGATCACCAACTTTAGAAGTAGTCGGACAAATTCCAAGAAATAGGAAGAAAGTTTTGCCTCCAATTGCAAATGACCCTGATTTAAGAGTGCCTTCTCCTAATCGGAGGTGGTATCCATTGCAAGATGGTTCTGTTTTGTTAGGTGTGCTTAGAGCTGAGCGTTTTTCTTCAGAACAAGGATGGCCAGATCTTCTAGACCAGCAATTGCAAGCTACTGCTTCGGCTTTGTCTAATTGCTTGAGTTTAGAGCTTGACCGAAAGAGACTTCTAGAAGAACTAACTCAACAGAGAGAGCAAATTGGGATGTTGGTTCATCAGTTAAAAAACCCTTTGGCAGCTTTAAAAACATATGCACAGCTTCTTTTGAGAAAACTTGGTCCTGAGAGCTCTCAAAGAAGCTTGGTTGAAGGACTAATGACCGAACAGAAGCAATTTAATAAATACTTAATAGCGCTGGATCAGTTAAGCCATACTAAGACTCCTAATAAAGCATTAACTTCCGCTAGATTATTATTGCCTCCGCTATTAACTAACTCAGATAATTTGGACTTAAGAGAATTACTTAAGCCTTTAATTGATCGAGCATCTGTAACTTCTAAGTTGCAGGGCCGAGAATGGTTTGGACCTGTAAATTGGCCAAATTGGACTAAAGAAGATCGCCCTATTTCAGAAGGAGTTATAGCAGAGATAGTGGCTAACCTTTTGGAAAATGCTTTTCGCTATAGCCCCCCTGGAGTTTCTCTTGGGATGACTTTCAATGAAGAAGGAATTTGTGTTTGGGATGCTGGTGATCCAATCCCTACTGAAGAAAGAGATCGCATTTTCTTTAGAGGGTTTAGAAGTGAAAATATTACCGATTTTCAAGGTACTGGATTAGGCTTAGCTTTAGGTAAGGAACTGGCAGAAGAGTTTGGAGGCGAATTATACTTGGAGACGAAACCTAAACGCTTTGATGACTCTCTACCTAATAAAGGAAATGCATTTATACTTAGTATACCTCCAAGAAAAATCCCAGAATAA
- the cobS gene encoding adenosylcobinamide-GDP ribazoletransferase, with protein MLFRALKKFFLIPPNWLKDFAGAWVFYTILPHWPGIKPQFKRIARFGPAIGFFIGCIQITIWLILSKLGWPTESLALISVALAIYLTGGLHFDGLIDTADGIAAGQEKQMEAMKDSNAGAIGSLAIIAIILIQISALLKLNNLSIIAIPIASFFGRISPLWAIDKFPYLKDKGMGKFHKDNWKGFLKEIIPSLIIIVIISTIFSIIPETKIVRFNLLIGTLVGTIPVFLIPNWLGNRLGGHNGDSYGASCVLTETLMLIILGFFLEVY; from the coding sequence GTGTTATTCAGGGCATTAAAAAAGTTTTTTCTGATTCCACCGAACTGGCTAAAGGACTTTGCTGGCGCATGGGTCTTTTATACAATTTTGCCTCATTGGCCAGGTATAAAGCCACAGTTCAAGCGCATCGCACGCTTTGGACCAGCAATAGGTTTTTTTATAGGATGTATACAAATTACTATCTGGTTAATACTTTCTAAACTAGGTTGGCCAACAGAATCATTGGCTCTTATATCAGTTGCCTTAGCAATTTATCTGACTGGTGGCCTTCATTTTGATGGGTTAATAGATACGGCAGATGGGATAGCAGCAGGACAGGAAAAGCAAATGGAAGCCATGAAAGATAGCAATGCAGGAGCAATTGGTAGTCTCGCTATTATTGCTATTATTTTGATTCAAATTTCAGCACTGTTGAAATTAAATAATCTATCAATTATAGCAATTCCAATAGCATCATTTTTTGGAAGAATTTCTCCTTTATGGGCAATAGATAAATTCCCCTATTTGAAAGATAAAGGAATGGGAAAGTTCCACAAAGATAACTGGAAAGGGTTTTTAAAAGAAATTATACCTTCATTGATAATAATTGTTATTATATCAACTATATTTTCAATTATTCCAGAAACTAAAATAGTTCGATTTAATTTATTAATTGGAACTTTAGTGGGCACTATCCCGGTATTTTTGATACCTAATTGGTTGGGTAATCGCCTAGGAGGTCACAACGGTGATTCATATGGTGCCTCTTGTGTATTAACAGAAACATTAATGTTGATTATTCTGGGATTTTTCTTGGAGGTATACTAA